GAGTAAATTCCAACTTTGCTCAACAAAAGGAACAAGTATGTTTAGTCACATCATGATCGGCTCAAATGATATTGAAAAATCAAAGGTTTTCTATGATGCCATATTGTCGGTGTTAGGTTATCCGGCGGGTGTTATTGACGCTAAAGGTCGCTGTCTCTACATAAACCAAGAGGGTGTACTTGGTATTACGAAACCAGTGAATGGCGAACCTGCGACGCATGGTAATGGGATGACAATTGGCTTTAAAGTTAGTAGTCCAGAGTTAGTAGAAGCATGGCATGCAGCCGGTTTAGCAAATTGTGGTGTGGCTTGTGAAGATCCTCCGGGTATCAGAGTGAGCGGACAAAGAAAAATGTATTTAGCTTATTTACGAGATCCTGCAGGTAATAAGCTATGTGCAACACATCATATTTCCACGGGCAACTAAAAGCACCGCTATAACAAACGCCTCAAGAGGGACTGTCAACGCGCGGCGTTTCCAGTCCCATTGAGCCGCGGTGGTTGCAGTTGTTGTGTTTGAGTTTAGTGTTAATGCGTTGCCAGCCCCTTAGGCGGGCGTTATGAGGCTATAGGAAAACAAAGATGAATCACGATGAGTTCAACCAATTTTGTCGTTCCTTTCCTGCTACTACATACGTAGTGCAATGGGGTGGCTCTCATGTTTGGAAAGTGGCTGGAAAAGTGTTTTCTATTGGCAGTATCGGCAAGGATCAGCACCCCGTTTTTACTTTCAAAACATCGGATTTGAACTTTGATTATCTGAGTGAGCACGATGGTTATATTCCCGCCCCTTACTTCGCCAACCGAGGTATGAAGTGGATCCAACAAACGGAGACGTCAGGTGTATTAGACGAAGAGTTGAAGTATTACTTGTCTGAGTCCTACCGTCTTGTTGTGCTCGGGCTTAGTAAAAGGTTACAGAAAGAGTTGGGAATTACGCCAAGAGCAGGCGGTGAATCGGCCTCATAACAAACGCCTCAAGAGGGACTGTCAACGCGTGGCGTTTCCAGTCCCATTGAGCCGCGGTGGTTTCGGTTGTTGTGTTTGAGTTTAGTGGTAATGCGTTGCCAGCCCCTTAGGCGGGCGTTAGCTTCTTAAAGCAAAAATCATCAAAATCTGGGTTTAATTGTCCTAAAAATTCAGATTTTAGCGTTCAAATTGCACAATTTGGCTTTTGAGCTTTTCTTGATGCTGATTTGGTCGAACGTGTTGAAAGTTCAGTGGGTGCAAAGTCGCTGAAAACTAGTAAGCCTCGATGCTTCAACGTTGTTGGATGTTCCGCTCGGAAAGTTTTATTTCACAAAATGCTGCATCATCGCTGTGATCTTGCTTTCTTTGTCGCGGACTCTTAACCGTGGCCAACTTAGCCTTGAGCGTTTTGAGTTTTGGCAGCCAACTTCACAGCTTTTGGTGTTGGACGTGTGTTTGCTTGATGCTTTTGCGTAAAAACACTTTCAAGCAAAGGTGTTTAAAAGTTATTTTGAAACAATAGGCTACGAAGCTAACAAACTCCTCAAGAGGGACTGTCAACGCGTGGCGTTTCCAGTCCCATTGAGCCGCGGTGGTTTCGGTTGTTGTGTTTGAGTTTAGTGTTAATGCGTTGTCAGCCCCTTAGGCGGGCGTTAGCTTCTTAAAGGCTAAAACCATGAAAATCTAAGCTCAATTGTTCTTAAAATTCAGCTTCTAGCGTTCAAGTTGCACAATTTGGCTTTCGAGTCTTTCTGATGTTTATTTGGTAGAAAGTGTGGAATGCTCAGCAGTTTCAAAGTCGTTGAAAACCATCAAACCTCGATACTTCAATGTTGTTGGATGCTCCACTCGGCCAGTTTGGTTTCACAAAAGGCAGCATCATCGCTGTG
This genomic window from Vibrio metoecus contains:
- a CDS encoding VOC family protein, whose translation is MFSHIMIGSNDIEKSKVFYDAILSVLGYPAGVIDAKGRCLYINQEGVLGITKPVNGEPATHGNGMTIGFKVSSPELVEAWHAAGLANCGVACEDPPGIRVSGQRKMYLAYLRDPAGNKLCATHHISTGN
- a CDS encoding MmcQ/YjbR family DNA-binding protein — translated: MNHDEFNQFCRSFPATTYVVQWGGSHVWKVAGKVFSIGSIGKDQHPVFTFKTSDLNFDYLSEHDGYIPAPYFANRGMKWIQQTETSGVLDEELKYYLSESYRLVVLGLSKRLQKELGITPRAGGESAS
- a CDS encoding DUF645 family protein; amino-acid sequence: MLDVPLGKFYFTKCCIIAVILLSLSRTLNRGQLSLERFEFWQPTSQLLVLDVCLLDAFA